The genomic DNA ACTTGACCGCCTCCAGTACGTCGGCGTGCTCCCCGCTCGCCGAGAGGACGAGGACGCGCAGCTTCGGGTCGGCGCCGACGACCTCCTTGCAGACCTGGACGCCGGGCTTGCCGGGCAGGTTGAGGTCGAGCACGAGGACGTCGGGGGCGGCGGCCCGGGCGCGGCGCACCGCCTGGTCGCCGTCGCTCGCGGTGGCGACCACGTCGAAGCCGGACTCGGCGAGGTCCCGGGCGACCGCGTCGCGCCACATCGGGTGGTCGTCGACCACCATGACCTTGATCGGCTCCTGCCGCTCGGTGCCCTGCGGCTCGGCGTGGTGCCGTTCGGGGCCGTGTCGTTCACCCATGGTCCGCTGCCTTCCCCCGCGCGGTGGTACCCGCGTTCTGCTTCGGTGCCTTCAGTTCGACCTCCGTGCCCTGTCCGGGCACCGAGATCAGCTCGGCCGTGCCGCCGAGGTCGCGCAGCCGGCCGCGGATCGACAGGGCCACGCCGAGCCGTCCCTCGCCCTCGGCCTCGGCGAGCCGCCCCGGCGGGATGCCCGGCCCCTCGTCGCGGACGGTGACGATCACCTCGTCCGGTTCGTCCTCGACCAGGATCCAGGCGCGCGCCCGCTCGCCGACGTGCTCGCGGACATTGTCCAGCGCGGCGCCCACGGCGGCGGCCAGCTCCCGCGCGGCGCCCGGGGGCAGAAGGACCGGGGCGCCCGGCTCGGCGAGGTTCACCAGGGAGCCGGCGTACGGGGCGAGCAGCGCGCGCAGGTCGACGGGAGTGTCCGGGTCGGCCCCCTCCCGTTCCTCGACCACCCGTACGACCGCGCCGTCGGCGGCGTCCTCGGACACGCGGGAGACGGGCACCAGGCCGCCGGAGACCAGGGTGCGCAGGGCCACCTCCTGCTCACCGGCCAGCCGGCCCAGTTCGGCCGCCTCGCCGCCGATGACGGCACCCCGGCGCTGCACCATCGCCAGTACCTGGAGGACGCCGTCGTGGATGTCCCGGGCCAGCCGTTCGCGTTCCCTGGTCGCCGCCTCGATCTCCAGGGCGCGCGCGAGGGTGCGCTCGGAGGCGCGGGCGACCTCGACGACGTAGCCGATCGCGATGGAGGCGACCCAGACGAGGACGACGTTGTGCACGGTGTCGCGGGCCGGCGTGCCGCGTTCGACCAGGTTGGCGACGGCGACGAGGGTGGAGGCCACGGCGGCCCAGCGCCAGCCGCCCTTGACGGCGAAGGCCAGCACGGACCCGGCGGTCCATATCGACGGCAGGGTCGGGCCGCCGTCCGCGACGCGGTCGTGGGCGTCGGCGAAGGGTGTGAGCAGGATGCCGGCCAGCGCGACGGTGAGGTCGGCGGTCAGGAACCGCTTGGTGCAGCTCGCCGCGTTGGCGAGCCTGGGCAGGGTGGCCAGGGTCCAGACGAAGAGGAACGCGTAGTAGGCGACGGCGAGCCAGGGGCGGGCGAAGCCGGAGTAGGCGGTGGCGAAGAAGCCGATCGCGTACAGCATGGTGAGCACGCGGTAGCCGGCGAGCGCGCGCCACAGCGGCTGCTCGACCGACATCCTCATGACTCTCTCGCGCCTGGCCATGTCCCCCCTCCCCGGGCCGCCGTGCCGGTGCCCGGACTACGTGCCGGCCCGGTCCTTCCCGGCCCTGGCCGCCTTGGCACCCTTGGCCGCCTTGTCGCCCTTGGCCGCTTTCTCCGCCTTCGCCGCCTCCGCGAGCTGCCGCTTCATGGCGGTCGCGTACACGTCGACGTACTCCTGGCCGGAGAGCTTCATGATCTCGTACATGACCTCGTCGGTCACCGCGCGGAGCACGAAACGGTCGTGCTCCATGCCCTGGTAGCGGGAGAAGTCCAGCGGCTTGCCGATGCGGATGCCGGGCCGCATCAGCTTCGGCATCACCTGGCCGGGCGGCTGGATCTTCTCGGTGTCGATCATGGCGACCGGGACGACGGGCGCGCCGGCGGCGAGGGCCACCCGCGCGAGGCCGCCCGGCTTGCCGCGGTAGAGGCGGCCGTCCGGGGAGCGGGTGCCCTCGGGATAGATCCCGAACAGCTCGCCGCGCTCCAGGACCTCTGTGCCGCTCTTGATGGCGGCCTCCCCCGCGCCGCGCGCGCCGGAGCGGTCCACCGGGAGCTGGCCCACGCCCTTGAAGAAGGCGGCGGTCAGCCGGCCCTTGACCCCGGGGGTGTTGAAGTACTCGGCCTTGGCGATGAAGGTCACCTTGCGGTCGAGGACGGCCGGCAGGAAGAACGAGTCGGAGAACGACAGGTGGTTGCTCGCCAGAATGGCCGGACCGTCGGCCGGGATGTGCTCCAGGCCCTCCACCCAGGGCCGGAAGGCGAGCTTCAGCGACCCCCCGACGGTGACCTTCATCGCGCCGTACAACAACCCAGTGCCTCCCGTATGTGTGGGTCAGACCTTATCCCGGGACACCGTCAATGGCCCCGACGGCCCTGGTCGGTGTCCGTGCGGTCGCGTACGGTGAAAGACCCGCGAGTACCCCTGACGACAGGAGACCGAGACGTGTCGGTCCTGCCCGGAGCCGAGCCGTTCCGCCACGAGGGCGGTGAGGTCGGCGTCCTCCTCTGTCACGGTTTCACCGGTTCCCCGCAGTCGCTGCGGCCCTGGGCGCGGTACCTTGCCGCGCGCGGCCTGACCGTGGCGCTGCCGCTGCTGCCCGGGCACGGCACGCGCTGGCAGGACATGCAGGTCACCGGGTGGCAGGACTGGTACGCGGAGGTGGACCGCGAGCTGCGCGCCCTGCGTGAGCGCTGCGAGCGCGTCTTCGTGGCCGGTCTGTCCATGGGCGGCGCGCTGGCGCTGCGGCTGGCCGCCAAGCACGGGGACGCGGTGTCGGGCGTCGTCGTCGTCAACCCGGCGAACAGGATGCACGGCGTCGCCCAGCACGCCCTTCCGGTCCTGCGCCACCTGGTGCCCGCGACGAAGGGCATCGCCAGCGACATCGCCAAGCCGCACAGCGCGGAGCTGGGGTACGACCGGGTGCCGCTGCACTCGGCCCACTCGCTGCGCGCCTTCTTCCGTCTCGCCGACGGCGACCTGCCGCAGGTGACGCAGCCGCTGCTGTTGCTGCGCAGCCCGCGGGACCATGTGGTGCCGCCGGCCGACTCGGCGCGGATCCTGGGCCGGGTGTCGTCTACGGACGTGACGGAGGTCCTGCTGGAACAGAGCTACCACGTGGCGACGTTGGACCACGATGCGGACCGGATCTTCGCGGAGAGCGTCGCGTTCATCGGCCGGCTCGCGCCCGGTTCCGTCGGGGAACCGGAGCCCGGTCTCGGCAAGGAAGGGACGACCGCAGGTGGCTGAGCACGACTCCGACCGCGAGGACCGCGAAGAGCGCGAGGAGCGGGACCTGGAGCATCGCGAGGGACGGGAGCGCGCGGCCGACGGCGGGCCGGGGGCGCAGGACGCGCCTTTCGACGAGGACGCCGCCTGGGCCTCGATCGTCGCCGGGTACGGGGAGGAGCCCCCGGACCCGCCGGGCGCGAAGCCGTTCAAGTCGGTCGAGGACCTGGCGCTGCTCGAGCCCGAGGTGAACGACGAGAAGCACTCGGCGGACCGGCCCTCCTCGGACCGGCCGCTGGGGAGTTCCGTCGCGTTCGCGCCCGGCATCGGTCCCCGCGACCACACGCCCGCCGAGCCGTCCGACGACGACTTCGACGCGGACGACGAGGGCCACTTCGTGCCGCCCGAGCCGCCGCCGCTGCCCGAGACCGACCCCACCTCGAAGTTCGCCTGGCTGGGCGTGGTCGGCGGCCCGGTGCTGCTCCTGCTGGCGGTGGTGCTCGGCTGGGACATGACCTGGTGGCTGACGACCCTGAGCCTCGGCGGTTTCCTGGGCGGCTTCGCCACCCTGGTCGTGCGGATGCGGACCGGTGACGAGGACGACGACGATCCGGGGCGGGGCGCGGTGGTGTAGTCGACCGGGCGGCCGGCCGGGCCCGGGGTCAGGCGGTCGCGGGCACGCGGAGGGCGGTCAGGACCGGGAGGTGGTCCGTGGCCGCCCTCAGGTCGTCCTCGGCCACCCCGGCCAGTCCCGACGGCACCCCGCAGCCCAGTACCTCGACGCCCTCGGTGACGAAGACCGCGTCGATACGGCGGTCCGGAGCGGTGGCGGGGAAGGTGTACTCGCCGCCCCAGGGCGCGGCGGTCCAGCAGTCGCGCAGCCCGTCGCCGAGCCGCCGGAAGGTGCGGCCGCCGGGGCGCTCGTTCAGGTCGCCGCCCGCCACGGCGTGCTTCACGCCGAGGGCGGCCAGGTGGTCGAGGAGCAGCCCGGCCTGTTCGTGGCGCTCGGCCGCGTCCAGGGACAGGTGGGTGCTGAGTACGCCGATACGGGCGCCGCCGAACCGGACCACGGCGGTGGCGAGGCCCCGGCGGTGCCGGCCGGGGGTGAGCGGGAGCAGCACGTCCTCGGTGCGCTCCACGGTGGCCCGCAGGGAGCAGAGCAGCGCGGGGCCGGCGGCGGTGCCGCCGCCGGAGAGCAGGACCAGGTCGGCGGCGGCGGCGAGCCGGGTGATCTTCTTGCGCCAGCGGAAGAGGCGGGGGGCCTCCTGGAGGAGGACCAGGTCGGGCGCGCAGGCCTTGACGACGCGGGCGAGGGCGTCGGTGTCGTCGCGCAGCGAGCGGATGTTGTAGCTCAGGACGCGGATGACCGCGGAACCGTCGGGTTCGGTGCGGGAGTTGGGGAGCGCCGGGAGGGATGTTGCCATGCCGTCAATTTACGGGAACGCATGATCAGGCGCTGCAAGGGTCGGGGCGCGGGGTTCGTGGGCGACTGCCGGTTCGTCGTGGCTGGTCGCGCCCGCGGGGCGGAGCCCCGAATGGACTCCGCCCCGCGCCCCTCGGGTGAGCGCAGCTCCCGACGTCGGGAAGTGATCGTCACATGATCGGGTCGGGTTCTCTCGCCAGGTCGGCGGCGCCTACCAGGCCGGCCTTGTTGCCGAGCTGGGCGGCGATCACGTCGGCGACCGGGCGCCAGTTGCCGCCGACCAGCCAGCGCTTGTAGGACTTGCGGATCGGGTCGAGGACCAGGTCGCCCTCGTCCGAGAGGCCGCCGCCGACGATGAAGGCGGACGGGTCGAACAGCGAGGCCAGGTCGGCGAGGCCGGCGCCGGCCCAGCGGGCCAGCTCCCGGTAGGAGTCGACGGCGACCGGGCAGCCCTGGCGGGCGGCGACCGAGATGTGCTTGCCCTCGATGCCGTCGGGGGTGCCGTCCCCGAGCGCGAGCAGCACCTCGGCGCGCTCGGGGGTGGCGTTGGCGCGCTGCTTGGCGTACCTCACCAGCGCCCGGCCCGACGCGTACTGCTCCCAGCAGCCCTGCGAGCCGCAGCCGCACAGCAGCCCGTCGGGCACCATGCGGATGTGGCCGAACTCGGCGGCCACGCCGAAGTGACCGCGGCGCAGCTTGTTGCCGATGATGATGCCGCCGCCGAGGCCGGTGCCGAGGGTGATGCAGATGACGTTGCGGTGGCCCTTGCCGCCGCCGAACTTGTACTCGCCCCAGGCCGCGGCGTTGGCGTCGTTCTCCACCACGACCGGGAGGCCGACGCGGGCCTCGACCTTCTCCTTGAGCGGCTCCTGGCGCCAGTCGATGTTCGGCGCGAAGTAGACCGTGGAACGCTGGCGGTTGACGTATCCGGCGGCACCGATGCCGACGCCGACGATCTCGTGCCCCACGCGTGCGCCCTCCACCGCGGAGGCGATGGCGTCCACGATGGCCTCGGGTGTGGTGGGGGTCGGCACCTTGTGGGTCGAGAGGATGTTGCCTTCCTCGTCGACCACGCCGGCCGCGATCTTCGTGCCGCCGATGTCGACGCCGATGGTGAGTCCCATGAATCCCTCAGTTCGGTCGAGCCCCGCTAAGGGCAACCGTACCCGAGGCGGGGCTCAGTCCAGGTCGATGCGCTGCCCCGGGCCGGTGCCCCCGTCGCCCTCGTCGCGGCCGTCGGTGTCGCGTTCGTCCAGGTCACGGGGGTCGCTCGGGTCCTTGGGCGCGGGGTCCCCGGTGGTCCAGCGGCGTTCCTGGTTCTGGACGGCGGAGCGGTAGGCGGCGAGCAGTTCACCGCCGGCGGCGGCGAGGTGGTCGAACAGGTCCGGGTTGCGCTCGATGACCGGTTCGACGGCGGCCTTGGCCTGCTGGACGACCTGCCGGACCACCTGCTGGGCGGCTGGTCCGGCGACCTGGCCGAGCAGCGGGGACTGGAGACCGGACAGCTTGTCCGCGACGGTGTCGACGAGCCGGCGCAGCTCCTCGGCGGCAGAGCCGGGCGGCGGCCCGTACGCGGCCCGGCGGCGGGCCTTCTCGGCCTCCAGGTCCTCGGCACACGCGGTCGCCCAGGCGTCGGCGTCGCTTGCCCGCGGCTCCTGTGCCGCCCCGCGCGTCTCGTCGGTCGCTCGCGTCTCGTCGACCGCGTCGGCCTCGTCGGGGCGGGGGGCCTCGGACGGCGGGAGCTCTTCGCTCATGACGGACTCCTGACTACGGTTCGTCCTTACGACGTTACCCGAACGGGCCCGTGCTCCGGGGGTCCCGTCGGGTCATCGCCCCCGCGGCCACAGGTCCGGGTCGGGCGCGAACCGGACGGCGAGCGTGCCGTCGCGCAGGGCGGCCCCGTCGACGGTGCAGCGGCGCAGCGCCGACGGCAGCGGGACGGTGCGGCGGAACGGCCCGGCGGCGACGGCCAGTTCGTCGCCGCGGCGGACCAGGTCGAGCTCCTCGCGTACGGCGCCGGGCAGCGGGATGTGCCAGACCAGCACGCCGTCCTCGGCCAGCCGGTCGGTGACGGGCCACTCGACCGGGGCGGCGTCCGGGTTGACGCCCGGCACGTCGAGGGCCGCGAGGTCGTCCGTGCCGCGCGGGTCGTGGCCGAGATGGGCGACGGCGCGGACGTCGTACGCCCCCCGCCACTCCTCCAGGGTCTTGCGCTGCTGGGCGAGGGGGCCGCTGAGCCAGCTGTCCGCCGGGGCGTCCTCGGGCAGCACCCGGTTGGCGACCAGCAGCTCGGTGCGCAGGCCGCGCAGCGCCAGGCCGAGGGTGGTGGCGCGGACGGCGTCGGCTCCGGCCGGTCCGGGCTCGGCGACCAGCCGGACGGCGGTGTCCGGGTCGGCCAGGACGGCCTCGGCGGCGGCGAGCTCCAGGTCCCAGCGGGCGGTGGCCTCGTACAGCGCCTCGGTCGGCATGGGGACGCCGGCGAGCCGGCCGAGGACCGGGCGCAGGGCGCGGGCGGCCTGCCGCTCGGGCGGGAGCAGGCGGCGCAGGCCGCGGCGCAGTTCCTCGGGTGCGGCGAGCAGGGCGAGGGCGCGCGGGGCGGGCGGGAGGTCGACGACGAGGAGGTCGTGCGCCTCGGCGAGGGCCGCCTCGCGCAGGGCGCGCAGCAGGGCGAGGTCGTCGGCTCCGGGCAGGGGGGTGAGTTCCTCGGGGTCGAGGTGGGAGGCGCCGAGGAGGTCGAGCGCGGAGGCGGCACGGTCCTGGAGGGCGGCGAGGGCGTCCCGGAAGCCCTGGGCGGCGTCGGGGCGCCAGGCGGTGAGGCCGGGTTCGACGGGGGTCGGCGCCGGGCCGGTGCGCACGCCGAGCGCGGCGCCGAGGGTGTCGTCGCGGTCGGTGCCGAGGAGGAGGGTGCGGGTGCCCTGCCGGGCGGCGGTGAGCGCGGTGGCGGCGGCGACAGTGGTACGGCCGGTGCCGCCGGGGCCCGTGATCAGGAGGGTGCGCATGGGGGTGAACGGTACCTGGGGGCTCCGCCGGTTGGGCTCTGGACCGGCGCTGGGGTGAGCGTGGGTTCGCGGGCCAGCGCCGGCCGGGTGCCGCTGCGCCCACCCGTGCCGCCCTGCGGCACGATTGCCCGCAGCTACGGCGGCGTCGGCTGCCTGCGGCTGTGCTACTTCGACTCGACTCGCTTTTTCAGGCCTGCCAGGGCTCGGTCGATGATGACCTTCTCCGCCTTGCGCTTGATCATGCCGAGCATCGGGATCTTGACGTCCACCGTGAGCCGGTAGGTGACCTCCGTGCCGGTGCCCGCCGGGCGGAGCAGGTAGGTGCCGTCGAGGGAGCGCAGCATCTGGGACTTCACCAGCGTCCAGGACACCTCGTGCTCGCCGGTCCAGGTGTACCCCAGCGTCTGGTCGTCCTTGATCGCCCCGGCGTCCATGACGAGCCGGACCTGCTCGGCACGCCCCTGCTCGTCGGTCGCGAGGACCTGTGCCTCCTTCACCTCGCCGGTCCAGTCCGGATAGCGGGCGAAGTCGGCGATCACCGCCATGACGTCGGCCGGTGCCGCCTCGATGGTGATGCTCGAGCTGGTGTGTTCCGCCATCGCCGTGGCTCCTCCGGATGCGGGCCGCTACTGAGGTCGTCGTGCGCCCGTCGCGCGCACGTGTGTGCCGCGTGAAGGCTATCGCGCACGGGGAGGGCTCATGCCACCACCCACCTGCGCGGCCGGACCGCACCCGGTCACCACTCCAGCGCCCACGGCCGCCCCGTCGACGCGAAGTGACCGACGTTCACGCATTCGGTCGCCCCGACGCGCATCCGCCGGGCCAGCGGCTGGTGCACGTGCCCGAACAGGGAGTAGCGGGGGCGGGTGCGGCGGATCGCGTCCAGCAGCGCGAGGCTGCCCCGCTCGAAGCGCCGGGCCACCGTGTCGTAGACCAGTTCCGGCACCTGGGGCGGGATGTGGGTGCACAGCACGTCCACCTCGCCGACGGCCTCGATCTTCGCGGCGTACTCCTCGTCGCTGATCTCGTACGGCGTGTTCATCGGGGTCCGCAGGCCGCCGCCGACGAAGCCGAAGACGCGGCCGCCGATCTCCACCCGCTGCCCGTCGAGCACCGTGGTGCCGGGCCCGGCGTACTCGGGCCACAGCGGGGGCACGTCGACGTTGCCGTAGGTGGCGTACGTCGGGGTGGGGAAGGCGGCGAACAGCTCCGCGTACTGCTTGCGCACCGCCCGCTCGATCAGCTCGCGCGGCTCCCCGCCGGCCTCCGCCCACAGCCGCCTGCCGAAGTCCCGGGCCTCGTCGAAGCGGCGGGCGGTGCGCAGCGCGACGATGCGGTCGGCGTTCGCGACGCCGAACAGGTCGGGGAAGATGCCGCGCGAGTGGTCGGCGTAGTCGAGGAAGAGGACCAGGTCCCCGAGGCAGATCAGGGCGTCGGCGCCGTCGCCGGCCCTGGCCAGGTCGCGGACGTTGCCGTGGACGTCGCTGACCACGTGGACGCGCGTGCTCGTGTTACGGGGCGGTGTGGGTGCCATGGCGATCAAGCGTAAGCAGCGCGCGCGTGCTGTGAACAGTGGCGGTCGGACCTGCGGTTACTGGCTGGTCCGTTGATCCGTCGACTACTGTGCGCAAAGCAAACCCCATCCGTGTGACGCAGCGAACATCTCCCGGGGACCCCCTGTCGGAGAACGCATACCGGCGGGTAACGTCCGGGCAGTCCAGTCGTGCTCTGGATTTCAACATGTGAATCCCGCATGAGTCTTCCCGAGCGCCAGCCCGAACCTTGGACCGCACGGTCGCATCACACAACGTCGTGGCGCCGGCGCCCTATGAGGAGCAGCAGTC from Streptomyces sp. CB09001 includes the following:
- a CDS encoding DUF5931 domain-containing protein; amino-acid sequence: MARRERVMRMSVEQPLWRALAGYRVLTMLYAIGFFATAYSGFARPWLAVAYYAFLFVWTLATLPRLANAASCTKRFLTADLTVALAGILLTPFADAHDRVADGGPTLPSIWTAGSVLAFAVKGGWRWAAVASTLVAVANLVERGTPARDTVHNVVLVWVASIAIGYVVEVARASERTLARALEIEAATRERERLARDIHDGVLQVLAMVQRRGAVIGGEAAELGRLAGEQEVALRTLVSGGLVPVSRVSEDAADGAVVRVVEEREGADPDTPVDLRALLAPYAGSLVNLAEPGAPVLLPPGAARELAAAVGAALDNVREHVGERARAWILVEDEPDEVIVTVRDEGPGIPPGRLAEAEGEGRLGVALSIRGRLRDLGGTAELISVPGQGTEVELKAPKQNAGTTARGKAADHG
- a CDS encoding SRPBCC family protein — encoded protein: MAEHTSSSITIEAAPADVMAVIADFARYPDWTGEVKEAQVLATDEQGRAEQVRLVMDAGAIKDDQTLGYTWTGEHEVSWTLVKSQMLRSLDGTYLLRPAGTGTEVTYRLTVDVKIPMLGMIKRKAEKVIIDRALAGLKKRVESK
- a CDS encoding ROK family glucokinase — encoded protein: MGLTIGVDIGGTKIAAGVVDEEGNILSTHKVPTPTTPEAIVDAIASAVEGARVGHEIVGVGIGAAGYVNRQRSTVYFAPNIDWRQEPLKEKVEARVGLPVVVENDANAAAWGEYKFGGGKGHRNVICITLGTGLGGGIIIGNKLRRGHFGVAAEFGHIRMVPDGLLCGCGSQGCWEQYASGRALVRYAKQRANATPERAEVLLALGDGTPDGIEGKHISVAARQGCPVAVDSYRELARWAGAGLADLASLFDPSAFIVGGGLSDEGDLVLDPIRKSYKRWLVGGNWRPVADVIAAQLGNKAGLVGAADLAREPDPIM
- a CDS encoding ArsA-related P-loop ATPase gives rise to the protein MRTLLITGPGGTGRTTVAAATALTAARQGTRTLLLGTDRDDTLGAALGVRTGPAPTPVEPGLTAWRPDAAQGFRDALAALQDRAASALDLLGASHLDPEELTPLPGADDLALLRALREAALAEAHDLLVVDLPPAPRALALLAAPEELRRGLRRLLPPERQAARALRPVLGRLAGVPMPTEALYEATARWDLELAAAEAVLADPDTAVRLVAEPGPAGADAVRATTLGLALRGLRTELLVANRVLPEDAPADSWLSGPLAQQRKTLEEWRGAYDVRAVAHLGHDPRGTDDLAALDVPGVNPDAAPVEWPVTDRLAEDGVLVWHIPLPGAVREELDLVRRGDELAVAAGPFRRTVPLPSALRRCTVDGAALRDGTLAVRFAPDPDLWPRGR
- a CDS encoding alpha/beta fold hydrolase, with the protein product MSVLPGAEPFRHEGGEVGVLLCHGFTGSPQSLRPWARYLAARGLTVALPLLPGHGTRWQDMQVTGWQDWYAEVDRELRALRERCERVFVAGLSMGGALALRLAAKHGDAVSGVVVVNPANRMHGVAQHALPVLRHLVPATKGIASDIAKPHSAELGYDRVPLHSAHSLRAFFRLADGDLPQVTQPLLLLRSPRDHVVPPADSARILGRVSSTDVTEVLLEQSYHVATLDHDADRIFAESVAFIGRLAPGSVGEPEPGLGKEGTTAGG
- a CDS encoding lysophospholipid acyltransferase family protein — translated: MKVTVGGSLKLAFRPWVEGLEHIPADGPAILASNHLSFSDSFFLPAVLDRKVTFIAKAEYFNTPGVKGRLTAAFFKGVGQLPVDRSGARGAGEAAIKSGTEVLERGELFGIYPEGTRSPDGRLYRGKPGGLARVALAAGAPVVPVAMIDTEKIQPPGQVMPKLMRPGIRIGKPLDFSRYQGMEHDRFVLRAVTDEVMYEIMKLSGQEYVDVYATAMKRQLAEAAKAEKAAKGDKAAKGAKAARAGKDRAGT
- a CDS encoding carbon catabolit repression protein → MSEELPPSEAPRPDEADAVDETRATDETRGAAQEPRASDADAWATACAEDLEAEKARRRAAYGPPPGSAAEELRRLVDTVADKLSGLQSPLLGQVAGPAAQQVVRQVVQQAKAAVEPVIERNPDLFDHLAAAGGELLAAYRSAVQNQERRWTTGDPAPKDPSDPRDLDERDTDGRDEGDGGTGPGQRIDLD
- a CDS encoding metallophosphoesterase; this encodes MAPTPPRNTSTRVHVVSDVHGNVRDLARAGDGADALICLGDLVLFLDYADHSRGIFPDLFGVANADRIVALRTARRFDEARDFGRRLWAEAGGEPRELIERAVRKQYAELFAAFPTPTYATYGNVDVPPLWPEYAGPGTTVLDGQRVEIGGRVFGFVGGGLRTPMNTPYEISDEEYAAKIEAVGEVDVLCTHIPPQVPELVYDTVARRFERGSLALLDAIRRTRPRYSLFGHVHQPLARRMRVGATECVNVGHFASTGRPWALEW
- a CDS encoding endonuclease/exonuclease/phosphatase family protein, encoding MATSLPALPNSRTEPDGSAVIRVLSYNIRSLRDDTDALARVVKACAPDLVLLQEAPRLFRWRKKITRLAAAADLVLLSGGGTAAGPALLCSLRATVERTEDVLLPLTPGRHRRGLATAVVRFGGARIGVLSTHLSLDAAERHEQAGLLLDHLAALGVKHAVAGGDLNERPGGRTFRRLGDGLRDCWTAAPWGGEYTFPATAPDRRIDAVFVTEGVEVLGCGVPSGLAGVAEDDLRAATDHLPVLTALRVPATA